The genomic segment CGGCCTCGCCAGCAAGCGCTTGCGGTAAGAGCGCACGTGCGCGAATTGCTCGCCGATCGCATGCGTCCAGTCGGCGTAGAACAGAAACGGTCCGGCCCCGCAGTCGGCGAGGCTGAACGAATCGCCTGCGGCCCATTTGCGTGTTGCCATCACGTTGTCGAGCCAGCCGTACGCGGTATCGAGCATGGCGCGGGCGTCGGCCACCGCGCGCGGGTCGCGCTCGGCTTCGGGGCGCATGCTGTCGTAGACGATTTTTTGCTGCGGCGTCGAAATGTAGTTGTCGAAGAAACGGTCCATGCTGCGCACTTCGAGCGCGGTACGGGCGTCGGCGGGGATAAGTGCTACGGGGCCGGCGTGATACAGCCCGAGATATTCGATGATGATGCTCGCCTCGACCACCGTTCTGCTGCCGTCCAGCAGAACCGGGAAGCGCCTGATCGGCCAGAGTTCGGCGAATTCGGCCATGACTTGCGGGTCGTCGTGCGCGAGCAGGCGCAACTCGAACGGCGTGCCGTTTTCGTAGAGCGCGGTCAGGACCTTCTGGCAGTACGAGGAAAACGGGTGGGCATAGAGCTTCAGGGTCATCGCGATCACCTTTGACGGTTGCGGGCGCGTTGCGGCGCGGTGACGGCCCGGGAGGCCGTTCATGTCACGACGAATGAGCCTGCCCGGAATCGACAGTCAGCGGGTTCAGTCAGGGCCGCGTATGAGCCGGCGCCGCCCCCGGCTGCAACAGCACGACCACCGCGCCCGCGCCGCCGTCGTGCGGGCGTGCCTGACAGAACGCGATGACTTCGGATTTCTGCACCAGCCACGCGCGCACCTTGCCCTTCAGCACCGGCTCCTTGCCGATCGACCCGAGGCCCTTGCCATGGATCACGCGCAAACAGCGCAAGCCGCGCTTCACCGATTCGCGGATAAATTCCGCCAGCGCTTCACGCGCTTCGTCGCGCCGCATGCCGTGCAGATCGATTTGCGCCTGCACGATCCAGTCGCCGCGCCGCAGTTTCCGAACGACTTCCTGGCTCACGCCGGGGCGGCAGTAGGACAAGGTTTCGTCGGTGTCGAGCAGGACTTCGGGATCGTATTCGTCCGAGATCGCTTCGTGCAGGACCGCTTCTTCGTCGAGCCGCGTTTGCACGGGCAGCGGCGGCGGGGGATTGCGCGGCAGGCTCGCGCGCGGCGGGACGGCCAGCGGCGCGACGGAGCCGATTTCACGGCGAAACAGGTCCGCATCCGCCGATGCCTCGCGCTGCGCCGCCACGGCTGCCGCGCGGTCGCGTTCGCGCCGTTGCGTGTCGACCTTCAACGCATCGCGCAACGCGCCGAGGCCCGCGAGACCGGCCGCCGGTTCGATCTTCGGTTTGACGGCGGGAGTGGAGGCCTCGGGCGCGGGCCTGGCGACGGTGCGCGCGCGTTTCGGTTCGCTGGGATGGGGTTGATTCTTCGGCATATCGGTAATACACGCAGAAAGGTAGATCGAACGCGGGGTGCTGGTGGAGGGCCGGGGCCTGGCGCGTCGTGTGGTCGCTGCAGGAGACCGCGTCACACTGCGCCGCGCGAGCCAGGCTAGTTGTAGACCGCAGACCGCAGACCGCAGACCGCAGACCGCAGACCGCAGACCGCAGACCGCAGACCGCAGACCGCAGACCTCAGACCGCAGACCTCACCCGCAACCACAGGCCGCAATCACAAGCCGCAACCGTAGGCGACGACCCGCGACTACACACGCAAAAAAGGCCGCAAGCTTTTCAGCCGCGGCCTTCTGTCAAACCGGCGGCCGGGCTAAACCCAACCGCCATTTTACCGTCGCGCCTGCCGTTGCAGGCCGGGGCGCACCGTCAATCCCGCCGATTAACGCTCGGCTTCCTGGCTCATCGCATGCTCGCCGGCCATCTCGTTGATGGTTTCCAGATAGCGTTGCGCGTCGAGCGCGGCCATACAGCCCGTGCCCGCGCTGGTGATCGCCTGGCGATACACGTGGTCCTGCACGTCGCCCGCAGCGAACACGCCCGGAACGCTGGTCGCGGTCGCGAAACCGTTCAGGCCGCCCTTGGTGATGATGTAGCCGTTCTTCATCTCCACCTGGCCTTCGAAAATGTCCGTATTCGGCTTGTGGCCGATCGCGACGAACAGGCCTTGCAACGCGATGTCGGTCGTTTCGCCGGTTTGCGTGTGCTTGATACGCAGACCCGTCACGCCGGATTGATCGCCGGTCACTTCGTCGAGCGTGTGGTTCCACTTGATCTCGACGACGCCTTCCTTTTCCTTCGCCAGCAGACGGTCGATCAGGATCGGCTCGGCGCGGAACTTGTCGCGGCGATGAATGACCGTGACCTTCTTCGCGATGCCCGACAGGTAGAGCGCTTCTTCCACCGCGGTATTGCCGCCGCCGATCACGGCCACATGTTGCTGCTTGTAGAAGAAGCCGTCGCAGGTGGCGCAAGCCGACACGCCCTTGCCCATGAACGCTTCTTCGGACGGCAGGCCGAGGTACTGCGCCGATGCGCCGGTCGAGATGATCAGCGAGTCGCAGGTGTATTCGCCCGAATCGCCGATCAGGCGGATCGGCTTTTCATCCAGCTTGGCCGTATGAATATGGTCGAAGATGATTTCGGTGTTGAAGCGCTCGGCGTGCTCCAGAAAGCGCGTCATCAGCTCCGGGCCTTGCACGCCGTTGGCGTCGGCCGGCCAGTTTTCGACGTCGGTCGTGGTCATCAGCTGGCCGCCCTGGGCCATACCGGTAATGAGTACCGGCGACAGATTGGCGCGCGCCGCGTAGACCGCTGCCGTGTAGCCGGCGGGGCCCGAACCGAGAATCAGAACCTTGGCGTGTTTCGTGGAAGTTGCTGGCATGATCGAATCCTTATACGGCGCCCGGCTCGCCCATGCGATGCCGTGCGACTTGAGCTGAAACTGTAGATGGGTATCAGACCGGCATTATAAAGGGCGGGGCGCCGGGCTGCTCCATGAAGCTTTCCGATCGCGGCGATAGCGTGGCGGTGGCCTGCCGACGCTGTTTCGTGGCCGGTGTGTGTGGCCAATCGGCCAAGTTACCGTCATTTACAGCCTTGCGCGAGACACTGCGTTTACAATAGGCCGGATCGAAGTTCCCAGCAGCCTGAAGCGGGCTCAAAGCCACGCCGGGCGAGGCTCCGACCGTGTTTGCGGTTGGCGCCCGGCTGGCAGGCGGTTAGCAGAAACGCCGGGAATCGGCACCACACGCAACAGGATCAATGGCAAAAGCTCCCTATTCCGCGAGCGCGCAGGCGTTGCCGCACCGCATGTCGCGCCTTCTGACCGAAATCCGCTGGCTACTGCAGGTGGCGCTCGGCGTTTTCCTGCTGATGGCGCTCGTCAGTTACAGCCGCAACGACCCGAGCTGGACCAATTCCGCGCAGACCGACCATATCGCCAACTGGGCGGGCCGCTTCGGCGCGCGCACCTCGGACATCATGCTGCTGCTGTTCGGTCTGTCCACCTACTGGTGGGTCGTGCTGCTCGGCCGTCACATTTCCGCCAACTACCGCCGCATCACCCGTCACGAAGACGGTGAGGACGACGCGCCGCGCGGTGTCGGCTGGCTCGCCGACGCATTCGCGTTCGCGCTCGTGCTGCTGTCGTGCAGCGGCATCGAGGCGCTGCGCATGTGGTCGCTGAAGGTGCAGTTGCCGGGCGTCAAGGGCGGCGTGGTCGGCGACGCGGTCGCGCGCGGGGTGTCGCATGCGCTGGGGTTCACGGGCGGCACGCTCGCACTGTTGATCGCGCTCGCCATCGGCCTGTCGCTGTATTTCCGTTTCTCGTGGCTGTCGGTGTCGGAGAAGGTCGGCGAGTCGATCATTTCCGCGGTGACGTTCGCCAAGCTGCGCCGTGAAGCCGGCCGCGACCGCAAGCTCGGCGAAGCGGCGGCGGTCAAGCGCGAAGGCAAGGTCGAGAAGGGCCGCGTGCGAATCGAAGAACACGAACCGGTCGTGATCGTTCCGCCGGTCGTCACGCCTGTCAAATCGGAGCGCGTCGAGAAAGAACGGCAGGTGCCGTTGTTCACCGATCTGCCGGGCGATTCCACGCTCCCGCCCATCTCGCTGCTCGACGCCGCGCCCGCCGCGCAGGAAACCATTTCCGCCGACACGCTGGAATTCACGTCGCGTCTGATCGAGAAAAAGCTCAAGGACTTCGGCGTCGACGTGAGCGTGGTCGCCGCGTATCCGGGGCCGGTCGTCACGCGTTACGAAATCGAACCGGCTACCGGCGTGAAGGGCAGCCAGATTGTAGGTCTGGCGAAAGACCTCGCGCGCTCGCTGTCGCTGGTGTCGATCCGCGTGGTCGAGACCATTCCGGGCAAGAATTTCATGGCGCTGGAATTGCCCAATCAGCGTCGCCAGACGGTGAGCCTGTCGGAGATTCTCGGCTCGGCCGTGTACGCGGATGCCGCGTCGCCGCTCACCATGGGGCTGGGCAAGGACATCGGCGGCAAACCGGTGTGCGCCGACCTCGCGAAAATGCCTCACCTGCTGGTGGCGGGCACGACCGGTTCGGGCAAGTCGGTGGGTATCAACGCGATGATCCTGTCGCTGCTCTACAAGGCGAGCGCCGACCAGGTCCGCATGATCCTGATCGATCCGAAGATGCTCGAAATGAGCGTCTATGAAGGCATTCCGCATCTGCTGTGTCCGGTGGTGACCGATATGCGCCAGGCCGGTCACGCGCTGAACTGGGCGGTCGCCGAAATGGAGCGCCGCTACAAGCTGATGAGCAAGCTCGGCGTGCGTAACCTCGCCGGCTACAACAACAAGATCGACGAAGCGGCCAAGCGCGAAGAGAAGCTGCCGAATCCGTTCAGCCTCACGCCGGACGACCCGGAGCCGCTCGCGCGTCTGCCGAACATCGTGATCGTGATCGACGAACTGGCCGACCTGATGATGGTGGTCGGCAAGAAGGTCGAGGAACTGATCGCGCGTATCGCGCAGAAGGCCCGCGCGGCGGGGCTGCATCTGATTCTCGCCACGCAGCGTCCGTCGGTCGATGTGATCACCGGGCTGATCAAGGCCAATGTGCCGACGCGAATGGCCTTCCAGGTGTCGTCGAAGATCGACTCGCGCACGATTCTCGACCAGCAGGGCGCGGAATCGCTGCTGGGCATGGGCGACATGCTGTATCTGCCGCCGGGCAGCGGCATGCCGGTGCGGGTGCACGGCGCGTTCGTATCGGACGAGGAAGTGCACCGCGTCGTCGACAAACTGAAGGAACAGGGCGAGCCGAACTATATCGAGGGCATTCTCGAAGGCGGCGTGACGGGCGAGGGCGACGAAGGCGCGGCCGGGGGAACCGGAGGCGCCGACGCCGAGTCGGACCCGTTGTACGACCAGGCGGTCGACGTGGTGCTGAAGAACCGCCGCGCGTCGATCTCGCTGGTGCAGCGGCATTTGCGCATCGGCTATAACCGGGCCGCGCGTTTGCTCGAGCAGATGGAAAACTCGGGCGTGGTGTCGGCCATGTCGTCGAACGGGAATCGCGAGATTCTCGCGCCGGCACGGGAAGCGGAATAGGTCTTTGGCCTTCGTTTCGCTGCGAGGCTGGCGGCGCAGCGAAGCGGCGGGTGGCGGCTTTGCGTGTCTCGCCGTTGCGGGCACAGATCGCGCAGCGAGAGAGCACGGTAAAACCGCCTATAAGGCCCGCTTAAGGGCCGCCGCCTAAGCTGTCGAGCAAGGCCGGTGTCTGAGCCATCGGTCGCACAGGCTAGCCGCGAACCAGCCGCGGGCCAGGTCACGAGCCGCCAGACAGCCACTCGAGCGCAGCCTTAAGGCAGTCGCTCCTCTGAGCGTCCACCGCGACCGTTTAACGAATTCAATTCAAGGGAGAAAACTACATGCAGCTTTTCGCGCAGAAGCACGCTCGACCGCGTGTTCAATCCATCAGCCTTGGCCAGCTTCTTCGGACGCTGGTGCGCAGCGCCGGCAGCGTGGCGATCGGTGCGTCGGTGCTGTTCGCGTCGCAGGCATTCGCAAGCGGCACCGAACAGTTGAAGGCGTTCGTCGCGCAGGTCCATTCGGCGCGCGGCACCTTCGTGCAGCAGGAAGTCCGCGCGCCGAGCAAAGCGCAGGGCGCGAGCGGCGCGCTGTCCACGTCGGGTATCAACAAGACGGGCACGTCGAGCGGCACGTTCACGTTCGCGCGTCCCGGCAAGTTCATCTGGCAATACGAGAAGCCCTATGCGCAACTGTTGCAGGCGGACGGCGACAAGCTCTACGTGTACGACAAGGACCTGAATCAGGTGACGGTGCGCAGTCTTGGCGGCGCGCTCGGCGCGAGCCCGGCGGCGATCCTGTTCGGCAGCAACGACCTGGACAAGAACTTTACGCTGCGTGACGCGGGCGTGAAGGCCGGTATCGACTGGCTCGAATTGACGCCGAAAGCGAAGGACACGCAGTTCCAGACCGTCGGCATTGGCTTCAAGGACGGCAATCTCGAAGCAATGGAATTGCACGACGTGTTCGGCAATGTCACGTTGCTGACGTTCTCGAATATCCAGAAGAACCCGCCGCTGCCGGCCGATGCGTTCAAGTTCACGGTGCCGAAGGGCGCGGATGTGATCAACGGATAAGCAGCGCGCTGCTTTTGTGTGACCGGGAAAACCGCGCTTTCAGGCGCGGTTTTTTTGCGCCTCTTATTGTTGACGGCGTACCCGGCGCGCTGTTCGTTCATGCTCGAAGACACCATGAAGTGCGCGCTTCAAGCGGCCGCGTCAAAATAAGAAAAGGCCTGCAAATGCAGGCCTTTTTCACTCCAACGTCCGTCAGACTACAACGCCAAAACTCACGCGTACGCCGCCTTGCGCGTCGACACGAACGCGAGATAACACAGCGCGCCGATCACGAGCGACGGCAGCGTCGCGCCGAGATTCGGCAGCCACTGGTTGATCACCTGGTACGAGGCAATCCCGATCGCCCAAGCGATGAACGCGCTCAGGTGCCAGCCGCCCGAGAAGCCATAACGTCCGCGCACATCGGCGAGCGCCGCAGCTTCGATACGGCGTTTGCGCACGATGAAGTGATCCATCAGCACCACGCCGAACAGCGGAGCGAACACCGAGCCGATCAGCAGCAAAAAGTTTTGATACTTCGCCATCGGGATCAACAGCGCGATCAGCGTGCACAGCGCGCCGAATGCCGCCGACAGCATCGGCACACTACCGCGCGTCCAGAACGTGCCGGTCGACACGGCAGCAGAGTGAATATCGGCGAACGCGTTGTCGATTTCGTCGATCAGGATCAGCAGCAGCGCAAGGCCGCCGCCCGCTTGCGCGAGCGCGCCGGTCAGCAGCGCGTCGCCGCCGCCTGCGGCGAGGCCGTAGATCGCGCCGAGCGCGTAGAACCAGATGTTCGCGATGCCATAGCCGAGCAGCGTGCCGCGGAAGGTTTCGCCGGGGCGTTTGCCGAAGCGCGTGTAATCGGCGATCAGCGGCAGCCACGACAGCGGCATGGCCACGACCAGATCGATTGCACCGCCGAACGACATGTCGCCCGTACCCGGACGGCGCATCAATTCAGCCAGATCGTGCTTCGCGAGCAGATTCCACGTGAGCCACGCGGCGCCCGCGAGCAGCAGCCAGATGCCCCACGTGCGCAGAAAACGCCGCACGAACGACAGCGGGCCGCTGATGGCGAGCAAGGTTGCGAGCAGACCGAAGACGACGGTCCAGATCAGCGGCATCGAGAGGCCGAACGACTGCTTGGCGAGTGCGTCGGCGGAATCGCGCATCACGATCACTTCGAACGAACCCCAGCCGACCAGTTGCACCGCGTTCAGCACGGACGGGATCGACGCGCCGCGCACGCCGAGCGTGGGACGCAGCGACGACATCGCCGCGAGCCCGGTGTCCGTGCCGATCACGCCGACCAGCGCCAGCAGCACGACGCCGATCACGCTGCCGATTACGATCGCCAGCAGCGCATGCGGCAACGACAGCCCCGGCACCAGCAGCGCGCCCGCCTGCGCGACCAGCAGGCCGATGCCGAGCGAAAACCAGAGCGCGAATGCGTCGCCGGTACGGAACGCGCGACGCGCGTCGGGCACCGGCGTGAGCGGCGCGTAGGTGGAACCGGCGTCGCCGGCGAGAGGATCTTGTGCCATCTGGTCTTGTCCCTGTTGCTGTTTGTGTTGCTGTTGCTTGCTAGGTTGAATGCTACGTGTTCTGTGTCTCGATACTGCCGGTCCCGGCGACCCGCGCCGATACCGCCGCGCGGCGTTGCAGCCGGGGCTGTTTGCCTTTCAACAGGCTTGTCCTGTCGTCGAAATCCGCGTGAAATTCCAACGGAATTTCGCCCGGAATGGCTGATCAGAACCTTGCCGAATCGTCCGGCCGCGCCTTGCCGCCTTCGCCCGGCGGCCGTCGCTGTCATAATGCAGGACGTTGCCCGCGCCTCGTGGCGCCGCTTTGAGCTCATCCGGCAGCACGCCGCCATCGTACGGACCGCGTCCGGAAAGCCGAGATTATCCCCAAAACGTCATGTTTGAAGAAACCCGTGCCAATGTTCCGCTCGCCGAACGCCTGCGGCCCCGCAATATCGACGAAGTGATCGGCCAGAAGCATCTGCTCGGCCCGAACAAGCCGCTGCGGGTTGCGTTCGAATCCGGCGAAGCGCATTCGATGATCCTCTGGGGCCCGCCGGGCGTCGGCAAAACCACGCTCGCGCGGCTCATGGCCGACGCGTTTCACGCCGAGTTCATCGCGTTGTCGGCGGTGCTGTCGGGCGTGAAGGATATCCGCGAAGCCGTCGAAACCGCGCAGATTCATCGCGCGAACGGGCACCAGACGCTGGTCTTCGTCGACGAAGTGCATCGTTTCAACAAGAGCCAGCAGGACGCGTTCTTGCCGCACGTCGAGTCGGGGCTGTTCGTGTTCGTCGGCGCGACGACTGAGAATCCGTCGTTCGAAGTGAACAGCGCGTTGCTGTCGCGAGCGGCCGTCTACGTGCTGAAAAGCCTGACCGACGACGAGCAGCGCGAATTGCTCGACCGTGCGCAGCAGGAACTCGGCGGCCTCACGTTCACCGACGAAGCGCGCGACGCGCTGATCGGCTCCGCCGACGGCGACGGCCGCAAGCTGCTGAACAACCTCGAAATCGTCGCGCGCGCGGCTGCGCAGCAGAAGACCACCGAGATCGACGGCCCATTACTCGGCAGTGCGCTCGCGGAAAACCTGCGCCGCTTCGACAAAGGCGGCGACGCATTTTACGATCAGATCAGCGCGCTGCATAAATCGGTCCGCGGCAGCAGCCCGGACGGCGCGCTGTACTGGTTCTGCCGGATGCTCGACGGCGGCGCGGACCCGCGTTATCTCGCGCGCCGTATCGTGCGGATGGCGTGGGAAGACATCGGTCTCGCCGACCCGCGCGCCGCGCGCATCGCGCTCGACGCCGCCGAAACCTACGAGCGCCTCGGCACGCCGGAAGGCGAGCTGGCGCTGGCGCAGGCGATCATCTATCTGGCGGTCGCGCCGAAGTCGAACGCCGGTTACAACGCGTATAACGAAGCGCGGCGTTTTGTCGGCAAGGATCAGTCGCGCGGCGTGCCGGTGCATCTGCGAAACGCGCCGACCAAGCTGATGAAGGAACTCGGCTACGGTCACGAATACCGCTATGCGCACGACGAGCCCGATGCGTATGCCGCCGGTGAGACCTATCTGCCGGAGAACATGCGCGATCCGCACTGGTACGAGCCGACGCCGCGCGGGCTCGAAGGCAAGATCGGCGACAAGATGGCGCGTCTCGCCGAGCTGGACGCGCAATGGCGCAGCGCGAACAAGCCGAAAAAAGGCTGAGCCATTCGAGCGCGTCACGCGGCGCACCTTCGGGCAGCGCTGTGCATAACGTGTCGGCAATCCGCACACGTCCACGATCTAACGCACCGGCCGCCCGCGCCGGTGCGCTAAAATCCCTCCTTCATACAACGAATACCCGTCCCATCCCATGCTCGACATCCAGTTGCTGCGCAAAGACCTCGACGGCGTCGCCAAACGCCTCGCCGACCGCGGCTATACCCTCGACGTCGCGGCTTTCACCGCGCTCGAAGCGGAACGCCGCGATACCCAGACCCGTACCGAAGAAATGCAGGCACGCCGCAACAGCCTGTCGAAGCAGATCGGCGCGATGAAGGGGCGGGGCGAAGACACGTCGGCGGTGATGGCCGAAGTCGGCGGTATCGGCGACGAAATGAAGGCGTCGGCGGCAAAGCTCGACGATATCCAGAAGCGTCTGTCGGACCTGCTGCTCGGCGTGCCGAATCTTGCGCACGAAGGCGTGCCGGTCGGCACCGACGAGTCGGGCAATGTGGAAGTGCGCCGCTGGGGCACGCCGCGTCAGTTCGATTTCGAGGTGAAGGATCACGTCGATGTCGGCGCGCCGCTCGGTCTCGATTTCGAAACGGGCGCGAAGCTGTCGGGCGCGCGCTTCACGATGTTGCGCGGCCAGATTGCGCGGCTGCATCGCGCGCTCGCGCAATTCATGATCGACACGCATACGCTGCACCACGGCTATACCGAGGTGTACACGCCGTATATCGTGAATCCGGAAATTCTGTACGGCACCGGCCAGTTGCCGAAATTCGCCGACGACATGTTCCGCGTCGAGAAGGGCGGTGACGAGAACACGGTCACGCAGTACCTGATCTCCACGTCGGAAATTTCGCTGACGAACACGGTGCGCGACAGCATCGTCGAAGCGGACGCGCTGCCGATCAAGCTGACCGCACATTCGCCGTGCTTCCGCTCGGAAGCGGGTTCGTATGGCCGCGACACGCGTGGCCTGATCCGTCAGCATCAGTTCGACAAGGTCGAGATGGTGCAGATCGTCGCGCCGGAAGCGTCGTATGCCGCGCTGGAAGAAATGGTCGGCCATGCGGAGACGATTCTGCAGAAGCTGGAACTGCCGTATCGCGTGATCACGCTATGTACCGGCGACATGGGCTTCTCGGCAGCGAAGACTTACGACATCGAAGTGTGGGTGCCTGCGCAGAACACGTTCCGCGAGATTTCGAGCTGTTCGAACACCGAGTCGTTCCAGGCTCGCCGGATGCAGGCGCGTTTCCGCAATGCGCAGGGCAAGCCGGAACTGCTGCATACGCTGAACGGGTCGGGTCTGGCTGTCGGCCGTACGCTGGTCGCGGTGCTGGAGAACTTCCAGAACGCGGATGGCTCGGTGACCGTGCCGGCGGCATTGCGGCCTTACCTCGGCGGCATCGAGAAGCTGGAAGTGCCGGCTGCGTGATCGATGCAAGGGCCGCGACTTGCGTGAGCGTGGCGGTCCCGCCGTGACCCATTTCCAGGTTTCTTCAAAAATTTTCGACGAAGGGCTTGGAAAAGAGAAATGAGTGTTCTATAATCTTTCTCTCTCAAGCAACGACCCGCTTGAATCTGACGAAGTAGCTTACCGGCTACGAGTTGGAAAAACCGGAAAGGTGGCAGAGTGGTCGAATGTACCTGACTCGAAATCAGGCGTACGGTTTTCCCGTACCGTGGGTTCGAATCCCACCCTTTCCGCCAAATTAAAAAACCCCGCAGAGCGAAAGTTCTGCGGGGTTTTTGCTTTGTGGTCCGGCTCTTTGGCGACTGTTTGTTGCCGCAGCTCGCTAGAGCTTTCCGTCACCGTCCTGCTGCATCCATTTTCGTCGCCGCTGCGTAATTCCCCTCAAGGACGCGCACGCCTCGCCAAACCCACAAACTAACCGCGCGACCCCAAACGGGAGACGCGCTCATGCATCATCAATCCGTATCTCCGCCTCAACTTCCGCGCGGCTCGCGGGTCGCGGTCATCGGCGCGGGCATCTCGGGTTTGGCCAGCGCCTATCTGCTGGCCCGCGAGCATCAGGTCACGCTGTTCGAATCGGCGGATTACGCGGGCGGCCATACCAATACCGTCGACGTCACACTCGACGGTCACACGCATCCCGTCGACACCGGCTTCCTCGTCTTCAACGACCGCACCTATCCGAACCTGATCGCGCTGTTCGGCGAGCTCGGCGTGCAGTCGCATCCGAGCGACATGACCTTCTCGGTCTCGCTCGACGAAGGCCGTCTCGAATGGGCCGGCACCAGTCTGAACACGGTTTTCGCGCAGCGAAGCAACCTGTTTTCGCCGACCTTCATCGGCATGTTGCGCGACATCATGCGTTTTAACGGCAGCGCCGAGCAGAACCTCGAACTGGCGACGCAATCGCGCGCGTCGATGGGCGAACTGCTGACGGCGGGCGGCTACGGCGGCGCGTTCCAGCGCCACTATCTGCTGCCGATGGCCGCCGCGATCTGGTCGAGCGCGACCGCCGACATCCTCGCGTTCCCGGCCACCACCTTCCTGCGCTTCTGCCTGAATCACGCGCTGTTGCAGGTGAACCGGCGGCCGCAATGGCGGACCGTGCTCGGCGGCGGACGTGAGTATGTGAAACGCATTGTCGGCACGCTCGACGATGTCCGGATCGGCACGCCGGTGCGTGGCGTGCGACGCGACGACGAGGGCGTCAGCGTCTATACCGACGACGGCACCGAGCGCTTCGACGCGCTGGTGCTCGCCACGCACGCGCCGACCACGCTGCGTCTGCTGGAAGACGCCGGTGAGGATGAGCGCAGCGTGCTCGGCGCCGTGCGTTATCAGCCGAACGTTGCTGTGCTGCATACGGATACGTCGCTGCTGCCGCGTCGTCAGCGGGTGTGGTCGGCGTGGAATTACCTGGGGCGGCAGGGTGTCGACGGCACGCGGCCGGTGTGCGTCAGCTATCTGGTCAATCAGTTGCAGCCGTTGCCGTTCAGCACGCCGCTAGT from the Paraburkholderia fungorum genome contains:
- a CDS encoding NAD(P)/FAD-dependent oxidoreductase — translated: MHHQSVSPPQLPRGSRVAVIGAGISGLASAYLLAREHQVTLFESADYAGGHTNTVDVTLDGHTHPVDTGFLVFNDRTYPNLIALFGELGVQSHPSDMTFSVSLDEGRLEWAGTSLNTVFAQRSNLFSPTFIGMLRDIMRFNGSAEQNLELATQSRASMGELLTAGGYGGAFQRHYLLPMAAAIWSSATADILAFPATTFLRFCLNHALLQVNRRPQWRTVLGGGREYVKRIVGTLDDVRIGTPVRGVRRDDEGVSVYTDDGTERFDALVLATHAPTTLRLLEDAGEDERSVLGAVRYQPNVAVLHTDTSLLPRRQRVWSAWNYLGRQGVDGTRPVCVSYLVNQLQPLPFSTPLVITLNPVTPPAPGTELRRFHYDHPLFDLAAIDAQHRLPSLQGQRRTWFAGAWTGYGFHEDGLKSALRVAADFNAAPTWAQL
- the serS gene encoding serine--tRNA ligase gives rise to the protein MLDIQLLRKDLDGVAKRLADRGYTLDVAAFTALEAERRDTQTRTEEMQARRNSLSKQIGAMKGRGEDTSAVMAEVGGIGDEMKASAAKLDDIQKRLSDLLLGVPNLAHEGVPVGTDESGNVEVRRWGTPRQFDFEVKDHVDVGAPLGLDFETGAKLSGARFTMLRGQIARLHRALAQFMIDTHTLHHGYTEVYTPYIVNPEILYGTGQLPKFADDMFRVEKGGDENTVTQYLISTSEISLTNTVRDSIVEADALPIKLTAHSPCFRSEAGSYGRDTRGLIRQHQFDKVEMVQIVAPEASYAALEEMVGHAETILQKLELPYRVITLCTGDMGFSAAKTYDIEVWVPAQNTFREISSCSNTESFQARRMQARFRNAQGKPELLHTLNGSGLAVGRTLVAVLENFQNADGSVTVPAALRPYLGGIEKLEVPAA